CGCTTCGATGGGCGATTTCCTGAATCGAACCCTGCGTGAGCATCGTATTCGGGCCAAGCAGGTTCTGATCGACGTGCCCCGCCAGGACGTGATTCTCAACCTGATTACCCTGCCGAAGGGCACCCGCGATGAACTGGCGGCCATGGTTCACGTCCAGATCGCCAAGGAACTGCCCTTCAGCAAGGATCAGGCGGCGATCGATTTCGCGGTCGTTCCGGGCAACGGCGGTACGAGCTGTGATGTGTGGGTCGCGGCAGTTCGAGCCCACGTGATCGAGTACTACCAGCAGACGCTCGAAGCCGCGGGCCTGACCGCCGAGCGCATCGGTCTTCGCTCCTCCGCCAGCCAGGCTGCGGTCATCGAGGGCGGTGACGTCGCGGGCCGGACGGTGCTGGTGGACATCGGCCCATCGATGACCGAGATCTGCGTGATACGCGATGGCCGTCTGGTTTACTCGCGAGCCGCGTCCGTGACGGTCATGGCAGAGCCCGCTTACCCGGAGGAACGGCAGCATCCGCCGGAGCAAACCATTCCGCCGGCCGACGACTTTCTGCCGAAGCAGGGCCCGCTGGACGCGCTGCTGATCGAGGTCAGTCGCACCA
The genomic region above belongs to Phycisphaerae bacterium and contains:
- the pilM gene encoding pilus assembly protein PilM, with the translated sequence MTIFDRPVLCIDWDERSLRVIEAAFSRSGVRLRKAVHVPLGPGVNARDPASMGDFLNRTLREHRIRAKQVLIDVPRQDVILNLITLPKGTRDELAAMVHVQIAKELPFSKDQAAIDFAVVPGNGGTSCDVWVAAVRAHVIEYYQQTLEAAGLTAERIGLRSSASQAAVIEGGDVAGRTVLVDIGPSMTEICVIRDGRLVYSRAASVTVMAEPAYPEERQHPPEQTIPPADDFLPKQGPLDALLIEVSRT